A single region of the Nicotiana sylvestris chromosome 6, ASM39365v2, whole genome shotgun sequence genome encodes:
- the LOC138870610 gene encoding uncharacterized protein, whose product MEMDLAGEKRLLQLNELDEFRLHAYENAKLYKEKTKRWHDKYIQHREFEPGQEVLLFNSRLKLFPGKHKSRWSGPFEVVSVKPHGAVELRDTSSNATFLVNGQRVKHYWGGDIARHKTSMDLADA is encoded by the coding sequence ATGGAGATGGACTTAGCCGGCGAAAAGAGGTTGCTACAACTCAacgagcttgatgagttccgATTGCATGCGTATGAAAACGCCAAATtgtataaagaaaagaccaagaggTGGCATGATAAGTATATTCAACATCGCGAGTTTGAGCCaggtcaagaagttctcttgtttaattcgaGGCTTAAGCTTTTTCCCGGAAAACATAAATCTCGATGGTCGGGTCCTTTTGAAGTGGTTAGTGTGAAACCTCATGGAGCAGTGGAATTGCGTGATACGAGCTCCAAtgcaacattcttggtaaatgggCAGAGAGTAAAACATTATTGGGGTGGTGACATTGCACGTCACAAGACCTCGATGGACTTGGCTGATGCGTGA